Proteins from one Entomospira culicis genomic window:
- the dprA gene encoding DNA-processing protein DprA: protein MAYILSLAIDMIPFLPARSRALLAKKYTNEHDFSTLHGQELMVEFSDLRLTKYRQEAWQCWHGKQALIDAEKLYEQLQKRHIGIIDMADASYPSLLKEIHDPPFLLYYRGTFPSFHLPQLAIVGTRRPSVSAKEETSIFTKEIAPHVGSIVSGLALGVDGQAHRAALAVHGHTTAILGGGFDHLYPNSHKSLAARIIDEGGLILSEYAPSVSPTNYTFPARNRIIAGMCQGTVIIEAPHKSGSLITGQFALDQGRDLFVHAIGIANPDSGTGQLYEQGAIALRRGEDLLSAWGILPSRENSNGVAEANESGPNKLANESFDRYDIGAAIAKNLWQELSDEDLDDLF from the coding sequence ATGGCATATATCCTCTCTTTAGCTATCGACATGATACCCTTTTTACCGGCAAGAAGTCGCGCGCTTTTAGCAAAAAAGTATACCAATGAGCACGATTTTTCCACGCTCCATGGACAAGAGCTTATGGTGGAATTTAGCGACCTACGCCTCACGAAATATCGACAAGAAGCGTGGCAATGCTGGCACGGGAAACAGGCATTAATCGATGCGGAAAAACTCTATGAACAGCTTCAAAAACGCCATATTGGTATCATCGATATGGCAGATGCTAGCTACCCCAGCTTGCTCAAAGAGATTCATGATCCCCCATTTCTCCTCTATTATCGCGGAACATTTCCTTCTTTTCATTTACCCCAACTTGCCATTGTCGGCACACGTCGCCCCTCGGTAAGCGCCAAGGAAGAGACCAGTATCTTTACCAAAGAGATCGCTCCTCATGTAGGTTCGATCGTTTCGGGGTTGGCTTTAGGGGTAGATGGACAAGCGCACCGCGCCGCACTGGCCGTGCACGGACACACCACCGCCATCTTGGGTGGAGGCTTCGATCACCTCTACCCCAACTCGCACAAAAGCCTAGCTGCCCGCATTATCGATGAAGGGGGACTGATACTAAGCGAATATGCGCCGTCGGTGAGCCCCACCAACTACACCTTTCCTGCCCGTAACCGCATCATCGCGGGGATGTGCCAAGGCACCGTCATCATCGAAGCGCCCCATAAATCGGGGTCGCTGATTACCGGACAATTTGCCCTCGATCAAGGGCGCGATCTCTTTGTACACGCCATTGGTATCGCGAACCCTGACTCTGGCACGGGGCAACTCTATGAGCAAGGCGCAATTGCACTACGTCGAGGCGAAGATCTCTTGAGCGCATGGGGAATTCTTCCCAGTAGAGAGAATTCAAATGGGGTAGCCGAAGCCAATGAGTCTGGCCCAAACAAGCTCGCCAATGAGTCATTCGACCGCTATGACATTGGTGCGGCCATTGCCAAAAATCTCTGGCAGGAGCTAAGCGACGAAGATCTCGATGATCTCTTTTAG
- a CDS encoding IS1 family transposase, protein MHFDILLYFPHWDAFKEVLPKERHIVGKQGTYTIKQDNSNPRHHLARFTRRTKVVSKTPEMINLSLKLSIGLMRVNQFKRMQDIALDIFR, encoded by the coding sequence ATGCATTTTGATATACTTCTATATTTCCCTCATTGGGATGCTTTTAAGGAAGTTTTACCCAAAGAACGTCATATTGTAGGTAAACAAGGGACTTATACGATCAAACAAGATAACAGTAACCCGCGGCATCACTTGGCACGATTTACAAGGCGAACAAAAGTTGTTTCTAAAACCCCAGAAATGATTAATTTAAGCTTAAAATTGTCGATAGGATTAATGAGAGTAAACCAGTTTAAAAGAATGCAAGACATTGCTCTTGATATCTTTAGGTAA
- a CDS encoding NUDIX hydrolase: MARAPYNVLVLPYKMEKSTVQYCIFKREDMSVWQFIAGGGEDDELPLIAAQRETLEEAGIRSDELLSLTSMCHVAANLFSEKSQKNWGDKVIVIPVYSFAVLCDVNMKISISDEHLEYQWSYYDEAIKLLHFDLDKTALYELNERINRNNVGRNQKQD; encoded by the coding sequence ATGGCAAGAGCACCTTATAACGTATTAGTATTACCCTACAAGATGGAAAAGTCTACTGTGCAGTATTGCATCTTCAAGCGTGAAGATATGAGTGTCTGGCAATTTATTGCCGGCGGAGGAGAAGACGATGAACTACCTTTAATTGCTGCACAACGAGAAACACTTGAAGAAGCAGGAATAAGATCCGATGAATTATTATCGCTGACTTCAATGTGCCATGTTGCAGCAAATCTGTTTTCTGAGAAATCACAAAAAAACTGGGGGGATAAAGTGATTGTTATTCCTGTATATTCCTTTGCGGTTCTATGTGATGTCAATATGAAGATCTCAATATCGGATGAGCATTTAGAATACCAATGGTCTTATTACGATGAAGCGATAAAGCTTTTGCACTTTGATTTGGATAAAACAGCTTTATATGAATTAAATGAGAGGATTAATCGAAATAATGTTGGAAGAAATCAAAAGCAGGATTGA
- a CDS encoding tetratricopeptide repeat protein translates to MSDNGAGNTPFEDADGCEIGCEREATLGLDDFLVLNGDEDDAELEAKQRKASDWFLLGTRAYVHAQYDLAITYFDKVLELEPENAKAYANRADVHWEMEEYPEAHNDYLMAVELGGEKMQLLLDEFIQAMQAEKLMDKEGRFRQNVKSKQPSHLPLVDEADLGEDMRIFDPKDESMEDEDDEDLF, encoded by the coding sequence ATGAGCGATAATGGTGCGGGAAATACGCCTTTTGAGGATGCGGATGGGTGTGAGATTGGATGTGAGCGTGAGGCAACGCTGGGCTTGGATGATTTTTTGGTGTTGAATGGTGATGAGGACGATGCGGAGTTAGAGGCGAAACAGCGTAAGGCAAGTGATTGGTTTTTGTTGGGTACGCGTGCGTATGTCCATGCGCAGTATGATCTTGCGATTACCTATTTTGATAAGGTGCTGGAGTTAGAGCCCGAGAATGCCAAGGCCTATGCCAATCGTGCGGATGTGCACTGGGAGATGGAGGAGTACCCCGAGGCACACAATGATTATCTGATGGCGGTGGAGCTAGGTGGTGAGAAGATGCAACTGCTCTTAGATGAATTTATTCAAGCCATGCAAGCCGAAAAGTTGATGGATAAAGAGGGGCGATTCCGCCAGAACGTCAAGAGTAAACAACCTTCGCACTTGCCCTTGGTGGACGAGGCAGACTTGGGCGAAGATATGCGCATCTTTGATCCCAAAGATGAATCTATGGAGGATGAGGACGACGAAGATCTCTTCTAA
- the rpsF gene encoding 30S ribosomal protein S6: MNNYELVCIFNVKENFHTEGVDAIRTILKNQGATIVKEEDMGARNLAYEINKENRGHYHLYLFEREGEMTKIDELLKLQKGLIRHLFIKLEKPRKQRIRVRKPLHTNQSNPVESPTPKAEEE, from the coding sequence GTGAACAACTATGAGTTAGTTTGCATATTCAATGTAAAAGAAAATTTCCACACCGAGGGTGTCGATGCCATTCGTACCATCCTCAAGAACCAAGGTGCTACCATTGTCAAAGAAGAAGACATGGGCGCACGCAATCTTGCCTATGAAATCAACAAAGAGAATCGTGGACACTACCACCTCTACCTCTTTGAGCGCGAAGGCGAAATGACCAAAATTGATGAGCTCCTTAAGCTCCAAAAAGGTCTCATTCGCCACCTCTTCATCAAGCTAGAGAAGCCTCGCAAACAACGCATCCGCGTGCGAAAACCTCTCCATACTAACCAATCTAACCCAGTTGAGAGTCCTACACCCAAGGCTGAGGAAGAGTAG
- the ssb gene encoding single-stranded DNA-binding protein, protein MADINRVVLVGRLTKDAELKYTSNTNMPVSRLAIAVNARRKQGDQWVDEAHFFDVTLFGKQGEALNNYLTKGKQVGIEGQLRQDRWEQDGQQRSRVTILADNIMLLGGTNDSERASSPSQSSRPNPPTGRPKANPSPSTNTNMAPPVDFEDDIPF, encoded by the coding sequence ATGGCCGATATCAATCGTGTTGTTCTTGTTGGTAGACTCACCAAAGACGCGGAACTCAAATACACCTCCAACACCAATATGCCCGTCTCTCGCCTCGCTATCGCCGTAAATGCCAGACGTAAACAAGGCGATCAATGGGTCGATGAAGCTCACTTCTTTGACGTGACTCTCTTTGGTAAACAAGGAGAAGCGCTCAATAATTACCTCACCAAAGGTAAGCAGGTGGGCATCGAGGGGCAACTTCGTCAAGATCGTTGGGAACAAGACGGTCAGCAACGCAGTCGGGTTACCATTCTAGCGGATAACATCATGCTATTAGGTGGCACAAACGACTCCGAGCGCGCCTCATCCCCAAGTCAATCTTCGCGCCCAAATCCCCCCACCGGCAGACCCAAAGCCAATCCATCCCCTTCAACAAACACCAACATGGCACCTCCGGTTGATTTTGAGGATGACATCCCTTTTTAA
- the rpsR gene encoding 30S ribosomal protein S18, translating into MADSRDNNFDNFSGDDKERRGKRSFHKKKVCRFCNNTKGIDYKDVETLKRCVTERGKILPARITGSCARHQRELTQAIKRARIIALLPFVSN; encoded by the coding sequence ATGGCAGATTCAAGAGATAATAACTTTGACAACTTTTCAGGCGACGACAAAGAACGCAGAGGCAAACGCAGTTTTCATAAAAAGAAAGTCTGTCGCTTTTGCAACAACACCAAAGGCATCGACTACAAAGATGTAGAGACCCTCAAGCGCTGTGTTACCGAACGTGGTAAAATTCTTCCTGCACGCATCACCGGTTCGTGTGCTCGTCATCAACGTGAGCTCACCCAAGCCATCAAGCGCGCCCGCATTATTGCTCTATTGCCGTTTGTAAGCAATTAA
- the rplI gene encoding 50S ribosomal protein L9, giving the protein MKMKVILKQDYASLGEEGDIKEVAAGYARNYLIPNGIVANYSAHAVNELTKRQHIIARKKAEKAKEARSHKEKLEAEALVFHFASGEKGRLFGAVTPATIAEELAKKGMSIEKKFIDIPNHSIKEVGEFEVKVRLYAGEVANLKINVQSNNPVQESAEANN; this is encoded by the coding sequence ATGAAAATGAAAGTTATTTTGAAGCAAGACTACGCTTCACTAGGCGAAGAGGGCGACATCAAAGAGGTAGCTGCGGGGTATGCGCGCAACTATCTTATCCCAAATGGGATTGTTGCTAACTACAGCGCCCATGCCGTTAATGAGCTTACCAAGCGCCAGCATATTATCGCCCGTAAGAAGGCCGAAAAAGCCAAAGAAGCGCGATCGCACAAAGAAAAACTCGAAGCAGAAGCGTTGGTTTTTCACTTTGCTAGTGGCGAGAAGGGTCGTCTTTTTGGTGCGGTTACTCCTGCAACTATCGCCGAAGAGCTTGCGAAAAAGGGCATGTCTATCGAGAAGAAATTCATCGATATTCCTAACCACAGCATCAAAGAGGTAGGCGAGTTTGAGGTGAAAGTGCGTCTTTATGCAGGTGAGGTTGCCAACCTCAAAATCAATGTACAGAGCAACAATCCAGTACAGGAGAGCGCAGAAGCTAACAACTAA